In one Corallococcus sp. EGB genomic region, the following are encoded:
- a CDS encoding patatin-like phospholipase family protein, whose protein sequence is MTQPQAPQERPQVIVVFQGGGALGAYHVGAYQALEEAGLRPDWVSGISIGAFTAALVAGNRPEQRLERLEAFWREVSWPGSEWGSLLKGRLRQLFNLGSHLTSLLFGQPGFYAPRALSPLFAPPGSPEALSFYTTRPMRSTLRRLVDFDYINSRATRLSLGATRVSDGHLVFFDNTRCALGPEHVLASGALPPAFPPSVIDGELYWDGGCVTNTPLNAILDDPPQRHSLVFMIDLFEARAPLPQNLDEASWRMKSIQFAGRASQQVDQFATVWNLRRTSTQVTRHMSASSPLAFSDEPLAKPAPRLDIIHLTYQRGAHQISSSDAEFSRASIAERRADGYRDMARALASSPWTQSVASGPQAFSDEAQAPAEGGAVVHRL, encoded by the coding sequence ACGTGGGGGCCTATCAGGCCCTGGAGGAGGCCGGCCTGCGTCCGGACTGGGTCTCCGGCATCTCCATTGGCGCCTTCACCGCCGCGCTGGTCGCGGGCAACCGCCCGGAGCAGCGGCTCGAGCGGCTGGAGGCGTTCTGGCGCGAGGTGTCCTGGCCGGGCAGTGAGTGGGGCTCGCTCCTCAAGGGGCGCCTGCGCCAGCTCTTCAACCTGGGCAGCCACCTGACCAGCCTGCTCTTCGGTCAGCCCGGCTTCTACGCGCCCCGCGCGCTGTCCCCGCTGTTCGCGCCGCCGGGCTCGCCGGAGGCGCTGAGCTTCTACACCACCCGGCCCATGCGCTCGACGCTGCGGCGGCTGGTGGACTTCGACTACATCAACTCTCGCGCGACGCGGCTGAGCCTGGGCGCCACCCGCGTGAGCGACGGCCACCTGGTGTTCTTCGACAACACGCGCTGCGCCCTGGGGCCGGAGCACGTGCTCGCCAGCGGCGCGCTGCCGCCCGCCTTCCCGCCCAGCGTCATCGACGGGGAGCTGTACTGGGACGGCGGCTGCGTCACCAATACGCCGCTCAACGCCATCCTGGATGACCCGCCCCAGCGGCACTCGCTCGTCTTCATGATCGACCTGTTCGAGGCGCGCGCCCCGCTGCCGCAGAACCTGGACGAGGCGAGCTGGCGCATGAAGTCCATCCAGTTCGCGGGCCGCGCGTCGCAGCAGGTGGACCAGTTCGCGACCGTGTGGAACCTGCGCCGGACCTCGACCCAGGTGACGCGACACATGTCCGCGTCCTCGCCGCTCGCGTTCAGCGACGAGCCCCTGGCGAAGCCCGCGCCCAGGCTGGACATCATCCACCTGACGTACCAGCGCGGCGCGCACCAGATCTCCAGCAGCGACGCGGAGTTCTCCCGCGCCTCCATCGCGGAGCGCCGCGCGGACGGCTACCGCGACATGGCGCGCGCCCTGGCGAGCTCACCGTGGACGCAGTCCGTGGCGAGCGGCCCCCAGGCGTTCAGTGACGAGGCCCAGGCGCCGGCCGAAGGGGGCGCCGTCGTCCACCGCCTCTAG